One Bacillus sp. 1780r2a1 DNA segment encodes these proteins:
- the scpB gene encoding SMC-Scp complex subunit ScpB, with amino-acid sequence MSKQHISAAIESLLFVVGDEGLSIKQLQELLDVSKDEVSIELDKLMKEYENDKRGLQLVEIAGQFQFATKQEYASYVEKLIETPPAQSLSQAALETLAIVAYRQPITRAEIEEIRGVKTERPLQTLIGKALLKETGRAEGAGRAILYGTTKEFLAYFGLKDLSELPPLPEEESGAEQEADLFFRTFQEAE; translated from the coding sequence ATGAGTAAACAGCATATCTCTGCAGCTATCGAAAGTTTACTATTCGTTGTAGGAGATGAAGGGCTATCTATTAAGCAACTGCAAGAACTTCTTGATGTGTCGAAAGACGAAGTGAGTATAGAACTAGATAAATTAATGAAAGAGTACGAGAATGATAAGCGAGGTCTTCAACTAGTAGAGATTGCTGGACAATTTCAATTTGCAACGAAGCAGGAATATGCTTCTTATGTGGAGAAATTAATTGAAACGCCACCTGCTCAATCCCTATCTCAAGCTGCACTCGAAACGCTTGCAATTGTGGCATATCGCCAACCCATTACGCGAGCTGAAATTGAAGAAATTCGAGGTGTAAAAACTGAAAGGCCGCTTCAAACGCTAATAGGAAAAGCACTTTTAAAGGAAACGGGACGCGCAGAAGGAGCAGGCCGAGCGATTTTATATGGAACAACAAAAGAATTTTTAGCTTATTTCGGCTTAAAAGATTTGAGTGAATTGCCACCGCTTCCAGAAGAAGAATCAGGTGCTGAACAGGAAGCAGACTTGTTTTTTAGAACGTTTCAAGAAGCTGAATAA
- a CDS encoding DUF1002 domain-containing protein has product MKPYIKVILLTMSLVLFLTAPIKSLADAAVGDVIVTLGEDLTIAQKEKVLKDLEAPENAQTITVSNAEEHEYLGDFIPKATIGSRAISSSSITLTAKDSGLSVATQNITSITDDMYLNALMTAGVKDADIKITAPFEVSGTAALTGIMKAYEVQTNKKIPEEVKKAANEEMVQTAELGEKVGKEKAAEFMATIKEEIAKENPQTKDDLRALIERVANDLGISLTDSELNALVDFFNRLKDLDIDWNQVKDQLSATKEKVTTFLQSEEGQSFLDKLKNFFVSIIDAIKALFS; this is encoded by the coding sequence ATGAAGCCTTATATAAAAGTAATTTTGCTTACTATGAGCTTGGTTTTATTTTTAACTGCACCAATAAAAAGCCTGGCAGACGCAGCCGTAGGTGACGTTATTGTTACGTTAGGAGAAGACTTAACAATTGCGCAAAAAGAAAAAGTATTAAAAGATCTTGAAGCGCCTGAAAATGCCCAAACCATTACTGTATCGAATGCCGAAGAGCATGAGTACTTAGGTGACTTTATTCCAAAAGCAACCATTGGCTCTAGAGCGATTTCATCTTCAAGCATTACGCTTACTGCAAAAGATTCAGGCTTAAGTGTAGCAACTCAAAACATTACATCCATTACCGATGATATGTATCTAAACGCTTTAATGACTGCAGGTGTAAAAGATGCTGACATTAAAATCACGGCACCTTTTGAAGTGTCAGGTACTGCTGCATTAACAGGCATTATGAAAGCCTATGAAGTACAAACAAATAAAAAAATACCTGAAGAGGTTAAAAAAGCTGCTAACGAAGAGATGGTCCAAACAGCTGAACTTGGTGAAAAAGTAGGAAAAGAAAAAGCAGCTGAATTTATGGCCACAATAAAAGAAGAAATTGCCAAGGAAAACCCACAAACAAAAGATGATTTGCGTGCTTTAATCGAGCGTGTAGCCAATGATTTAGGCATTAGCTTAACAGACTCTGAGCTCAACGCACTCGTTGATTTTTTCAATCGTTTAAAAGACTTAGATATTGATTGGAATCAAGTTAAAGATCAATTGTCAGCTACTAAAGAGAAAGTAACAACATTTTTACAGTCTGAAGAAGGACAATCGTTTCTTGATAAACTAAAGAACTTCTTTGTTAGTATCATTGATGCTATTAAAGCCTTATTCTCATAA
- a CDS encoding YjcZ family sporulation protein — MTHKHDYNGGFSLIIVLFILLVIIGCACLHF; from the coding sequence ATGACTCACAAGCATGATTATAACGGAGGATTTTCTTTAATTATTGTATTGTTTATTTTATTAGTGATCATCGGATGCGCTTGCTTACACTTTTAA
- a CDS encoding peptidylprolyl isomerase, with the protein MKKASILMENGEKILIDLFENEAPGTVANFEKLAAEGFYDGVTFHRVIPGFVSQGGDPTGTGAGGPGYTIKCETEGNPHKHEAGSLSMAHAGKDTGGSQFFIVHEPQPHLNGVHTVFGKVTEGLDTVLKMRNGDVMKEVKVWEE; encoded by the coding sequence ATGAAAAAAGCAAGTATTTTAATGGAAAATGGAGAAAAAATCCTAATCGATTTATTTGAAAACGAAGCGCCTGGAACAGTTGCAAACTTTGAAAAATTAGCAGCTGAAGGTTTTTACGATGGCGTAACGTTTCACCGTGTAATTCCTGGATTTGTATCACAAGGTGGAGATCCAACAGGAACAGGTGCTGGTGGCCCTGGTTATACAATTAAGTGTGAAACAGAAGGAAATCCTCACAAGCATGAAGCGGGTTCATTATCAATGGCTCATGCAGGAAAAGATACAGGAGGAAGCCAATTCTTTATCGTACATGAGCCACAACCACACTTAAATGGCGTGCATACTGTATTTGGTAAAGTAACAGAAGGTTTAGACACAGTATTGAAGATGCGTAACGGTGATGTAATGAAAGAAGTTAAGGTGTGGGAAGAGTAA
- the spoVAE gene encoding stage V sporulation protein AE, producing the protein MDYVIAFVVGGAICVIGQLLLDFAKLTPAHVMSSFVVIGAILDGFGIYDKFIEFAGAGATVPITSFGHSLLHGAMHQADEHGFIGIGIGMFELTSAGISAAILFAFIIALIFKPKG; encoded by the coding sequence GTGGATTATGTTATTGCTTTTGTGGTAGGAGGAGCAATCTGTGTAATCGGTCAGCTGTTGCTGGATTTTGCCAAGCTTACCCCTGCTCACGTTATGAGTTCCTTTGTAGTAATTGGGGCTATTTTAGATGGATTTGGGATTTATGATAAATTTATTGAATTTGCTGGAGCAGGCGCCACGGTTCCAATTACAAGCTTTGGCCACTCGCTATTACACGGAGCTATGCACCAAGCAGATGAACACGGCTTTATTGGAATTGGAATTGGTATGTTTGAGCTAACATCTGCAGGTATTTCAGCAGCTATTTTATTTGCTTTTATCATCGCGCTAATCTTTAAACCAAAAGGATAA
- a CDS encoding segregation/condensation protein A: MEYSVKVDAFEGPLDLLLHLINRFEIDIYDIPVATITEQYMMYIHTMNELQLDVASEYLVMAATLIQIKSKMLLPTYDEDDIDDSMDDVEEDPREQLMQQLIEYRKFKEAAVELQKLEETQTHIYAKAPSNLQQISDEKPAQQDSGDLDVSLYDMLSALQKLMKRKQLQKPVQARVARQDVPIEKRMTEIVSVLRKTKGKQSFYTLFPYPERNHIVVTFLAILELMKKNEVIVEQSNNLDELYVAYQERNDER; encoded by the coding sequence TTGGAATATAGTGTGAAGGTAGATGCTTTTGAAGGACCGCTAGATCTCTTATTGCATCTTATTAACCGATTTGAAATTGATATTTATGATATACCAGTAGCAACGATTACCGAACAATACATGATGTATATACATACGATGAACGAGCTTCAGCTAGACGTGGCAAGCGAATATTTAGTAATGGCTGCGACGCTTATTCAAATTAAAAGCAAAATGTTATTGCCAACATACGACGAAGACGACATAGATGATAGTATGGATGATGTAGAAGAAGATCCTCGCGAGCAGTTAATGCAACAATTAATCGAATATCGAAAATTTAAAGAAGCTGCTGTTGAACTTCAAAAGCTTGAAGAGACACAAACGCATATTTACGCGAAGGCACCTAGTAACTTACAGCAGATAAGTGATGAAAAACCGGCGCAGCAAGATAGTGGAGATTTAGATGTGTCGCTTTATGATATGCTCAGTGCTTTGCAGAAACTGATGAAGCGAAAGCAGCTACAAAAGCCAGTTCAAGCAAGGGTAGCTCGCCAAGACGTCCCAATTGAAAAAAGAATGACGGAAATTGTATCCGTACTTCGGAAAACAAAAGGAAAACAAAGTTTTTATACGCTGTTTCCTTATCCTGAACGCAATCATATTGTGGTAACGTTCTTAGCCATCTTAGAACTAATGAAAAAGAATGAAGTCATCGTAGAACAGTCAAATAACTTAGATGAACTATACGTTGCATATCAAGAAAGGAATGATGAAAGATGA
- a CDS encoding spore germination protein, translating into MSEKVENKTKIFPKIQQNDEWYKKNASMITSFDVGVRKLLILGREVHVYYVTGLCDSAFIIEITKVLVQINDNEVEQAKLKDIIENRLIHQQVKPLRTLDEGMDTILSGLIFVLIDGEEVGFEVDVRMYPGRSPEEPDTEKVIRGARDGYTENIIVNTALTRRRIRDGRLRFEIFKVGERSKLDVAIGYIDEIADPGLVETIKKELTSIKVDGLPMADKSLEEYLVKQGFNPFPMVRYTERPDTAATHLLEGHVILITDTSPSVIITPTTFFHHIQHAEEYRQAPAVGTFIRWVRLLGILASLFLLPLWLLFVLEPQLLPPELQFIGPNEETNIPTVVQIFLADLGVEFLRMAAIHTPTALATAMGLIAAALIGQIAIDVGLFVPEVILYVAVAAIGTFATPSYELAIANKMIRLMLLIGVAAFHTPGFVIVSTLYLIHLVSLKSLNTPYLWPFMPFNPKALLQVIIRPSVPSAKSRPSIVHPQDKDRQPAES; encoded by the coding sequence GTGAGCGAAAAAGTGGAAAATAAAACAAAAATTTTTCCAAAGATTCAACAAAACGATGAATGGTATAAAAAGAACGCTAGTATGATTACAAGCTTCGACGTAGGTGTTCGTAAACTGCTTATACTAGGTCGAGAAGTGCATGTATACTACGTAACAGGCCTTTGTGATAGTGCATTTATTATTGAGATTACCAAAGTGCTTGTTCAAATTAATGATAATGAAGTTGAGCAGGCAAAGTTAAAAGATATTATTGAAAATCGTTTAATTCATCAACAGGTTAAGCCTTTAAGAACACTAGATGAAGGAATGGATACAATTTTATCAGGCCTCATCTTTGTTCTTATTGATGGAGAAGAAGTAGGTTTTGAAGTTGATGTAAGGATGTATCCAGGGCGTTCGCCAGAAGAACCAGATACGGAAAAGGTTATTCGCGGTGCACGCGATGGATATACAGAGAATATTATCGTCAATACAGCATTAACTCGCCGTCGAATCCGAGATGGAAGACTACGCTTTGAAATCTTTAAAGTAGGTGAACGTTCCAAACTGGACGTAGCAATTGGTTACATAGATGAAATTGCAGATCCTGGACTTGTGGAAACTATAAAAAAAGAGCTTACTTCTATTAAAGTAGATGGTCTACCTATGGCAGATAAATCGCTAGAAGAGTATTTGGTCAAACAAGGTTTTAATCCATTTCCTATGGTACGTTACACGGAAAGGCCAGACACGGCTGCTACGCATTTATTAGAAGGACATGTTATCTTAATTACAGATACATCGCCGAGTGTCATTATTACGCCAACGACGTTTTTTCATCATATACAACATGCAGAAGAATATAGACAAGCTCCTGCCGTTGGCACATTTATTAGATGGGTAAGGTTGTTGGGGATTTTAGCATCTTTATTTTTATTACCATTATGGTTATTATTTGTTTTAGAACCACAGCTTTTACCACCGGAACTTCAGTTTATAGGGCCAAATGAGGAAACAAATATTCCAACTGTTGTTCAGATTTTCTTAGCTGACTTAGGGGTCGAATTCTTAAGGATGGCCGCCATTCATACACCAACTGCTCTAGCCACCGCCATGGGTTTGATTGCAGCTGCTCTTATTGGACAGATTGCCATCGATGTAGGGCTTTTTGTACCTGAGGTAATCTTATATGTAGCCGTAGCAGCAATTGGTACATTTGCTACTCCAAGTTATGAATTGGCCATTGCAAATAAAATGATTCGTTTAATGCTCTTAATAGGTGTAGCTGCTTTTCACACGCCTGGATTTGTCATTGTATCCACGCTGTATTTAATACACCTTGTGAGCTTAAAGTCGCTTAATACACCTTATCTATGGCCATTTATGCCGTTTAACCCTAAAGCATTGCTTCAGGTTATTATTCGACCATCAGTACCATCTGCTAAATCAAGACCGAGTATTGTGCATCCACAAGATAAAGATCGTCAGCCAGCAGAGTCGTAA
- the lysA gene encoding diaminopimelate decarboxylase: protein MFLHGTSRINEQGHLEIGGVDAIKLGKEFGTPLYVYDVALIRQRARGFKETFEKHNIKAQVAYASKAFSTVAMVQVVDQEGLSLDVVSGGELYTALAANFPKERIHFHGNNKSRAELEMAIKEDIGCIVVDNFYEIALLQELTEQHDKKMPVLLRLTPGIEAHTHDYILTGQEDSKFGFDLQNGQADEAIKAVMESSGLNLLGIHCHIGSQIFETTGFVMATQKLFSKMKEWKETIGYVPEVLNLGGGFGIRYTEEDQPIPVSEYVEVIIEEVKKQSAQLDVPIPEIWIEPGRSLVGDAGTTLYSVGSRKHVPNIREYVAIDGGMNDNIRPALYQAKYEAALANRMNDVKDELVSIAGKCCESGDMLMWDLSLPTARPGDVLAMFCTGAYGYSMASQYNRLPKPAVVFVEDGDAQLVVKRETYEDIIKNDLKYNVALKK, encoded by the coding sequence ATGTTTTTACATGGTACAAGTCGCATTAATGAACAAGGTCATCTAGAAATCGGTGGTGTAGACGCGATTAAGCTAGGAAAAGAGTTTGGAACACCTCTTTACGTATATGATGTCGCTTTAATTCGTCAACGCGCTAGAGGGTTTAAAGAAACTTTTGAAAAACACAATATCAAAGCGCAGGTAGCATATGCAAGTAAAGCCTTCTCAACCGTTGCAATGGTACAAGTAGTAGACCAAGAAGGCCTGTCCTTAGATGTTGTATCTGGAGGAGAGCTATATACGGCGCTGGCAGCTAATTTTCCTAAAGAACGCATTCACTTTCATGGCAACAATAAAAGCAGAGCTGAGTTAGAAATGGCTATTAAAGAAGATATTGGGTGTATTGTTGTAGATAATTTCTATGAAATTGCTCTTTTACAAGAGCTTACAGAGCAGCATGATAAAAAAATGCCCGTACTATTGCGCTTAACACCTGGTATCGAAGCTCATACGCATGATTATATCTTAACTGGGCAAGAAGACTCTAAATTTGGTTTTGATCTTCAAAATGGTCAGGCTGATGAGGCAATTAAAGCCGTGATGGAAAGCAGTGGACTTAATCTTTTAGGAATTCACTGCCATATTGGTTCACAAATCTTTGAAACAACAGGATTTGTTATGGCGACTCAGAAACTCTTTTCAAAAATGAAAGAGTGGAAAGAAACAATTGGCTATGTGCCGGAGGTACTTAATCTTGGCGGAGGGTTCGGCATTCGTTATACAGAGGAAGATCAGCCAATTCCTGTTTCCGAGTATGTAGAAGTGATTATCGAAGAAGTTAAAAAGCAATCAGCACAGCTAGATGTTCCAATTCCAGAAATTTGGATTGAACCTGGACGTTCACTCGTAGGAGATGCAGGGACAACACTTTATTCTGTTGGTTCACGCAAACATGTCCCAAATATTCGTGAATATGTAGCGATTGATGGAGGGATGAACGATAATATTCGACCAGCATTGTATCAAGCAAAGTACGAAGCTGCTCTTGCGAATCGAATGAATGATGTGAAAGATGAACTTGTATCAATCGCTGGGAAATGCTGTGAATCTGGAGACATGTTAATGTGGGACTTGTCGTTGCCAACAGCGCGTCCAGGTGATGTTTTAGCCATGTTCTGTACCGGTGCATATGGTTATTCAATGGCGAGTCAGTATAATCGTTTACCTAAACCAGCAGTTGTATTTGTTGAAGATGGAGATGCCCAGTTAGTTGTGAAGCGTGAAACGTATGAAGATATTATTAAAAATGATCTAAAATATAACGTTGCGTTAAAAAAATAA
- a CDS encoding spore maturation protein: MVNIIWMLLTIIGIVFAIINGKMEAVNKAIFQGAGEAVTISIGLISVLVFWLGIMNIAQHAGLLEKLAKLFRPIIGRLFPDIPKDHPALGYILSNMMANMFGLGNAATPLGIKAMEQLKQLNGNKDEASRSMITLLALNTTSLTLIPTTVIAIRITYNSANPTEIVGTTLLATVVATMGAIVIDRYFYHRRMKKGGGRR; encoded by the coding sequence ATGGTCAATATCATTTGGATGTTGCTGACGATTATTGGAATTGTATTTGCAATCATTAATGGAAAGATGGAGGCAGTTAACAAAGCAATTTTTCAAGGGGCAGGAGAAGCCGTTACCATCAGTATTGGTTTAATAAGCGTATTAGTGTTTTGGCTAGGTATTATGAACATTGCACAGCACGCTGGATTATTAGAAAAATTAGCAAAGTTGTTTCGCCCCATTATTGGAAGGCTGTTTCCTGATATTCCAAAAGACCATCCTGCTTTAGGGTATATACTGTCTAATATGATGGCTAATATGTTTGGTCTGGGTAATGCCGCTACCCCGCTTGGGATTAAAGCAATGGAGCAGTTAAAACAGCTAAATGGTAATAAGGATGAAGCGAGCAGGTCAATGATTACGTTACTAGCGCTCAACACAACCAGTCTAACACTAATTCCAACAACTGTTATTGCTATTCGAATTACGTATAATTCCGCCAATCCAACAGAAATTGTAGGAACGACACTTCTTGCAACGGTTGTCGCTACAATGGGAGCCATTGTCATTGATCGTTATTTCTACCATCGCCGCATGAAAAAAGGAGGCGGACGTAGATGA
- a CDS encoding stage V sporulation protein AE, protein MKKRQVILVTDGDEYARKNIEYIAKKVGGRCISKSYGNPTTLTGKEIVGMILEAPYDPVFVMFDDSGFVGEGAGEQALRYVATNKQIDVLGVIAVASRTHQSEWSKVDVTIDRFGELTHYGVDKSGIQELEVGRINGDTVYCLDELDVPLIVGIGDIGKMARMDDVKAGCPITEQAVQLILERSGFSERKSGK, encoded by the coding sequence ATGAAAAAAAGGCAAGTTATTTTAGTTACCGATGGAGATGAATACGCACGGAAAAATATTGAGTACATTGCGAAAAAGGTGGGCGGGAGATGTATCTCAAAGTCCTATGGGAATCCAACCACTCTAACCGGTAAAGAAATTGTTGGCATGATTTTAGAAGCACCGTATGATCCTGTATTTGTAATGTTCGATGACAGTGGCTTTGTTGGTGAAGGTGCTGGAGAACAAGCGCTCAGGTATGTAGCGACGAATAAGCAAATTGATGTATTAGGGGTTATTGCGGTAGCTTCTAGAACCCATCAAAGTGAATGGTCCAAAGTAGATGTTACCATCGACCGTTTTGGTGAACTAACGCATTATGGTGTAGATAAAAGTGGTATTCAAGAGTTGGAAGTTGGGCGAATAAATGGTGACACGGTTTACTGTTTAGATGAGCTTGATGTTCCGCTTATTGTCGGAATCGGAGACATTGGCAAAATGGCACGTATGGATGATGTAAAAGCCGGGTGCCCAATTACAGAACAAGCTGTACAGCTGATTTTAGAAAGGAGTGGGTTCAGTGAGCGAAAAAGTGGAAAATAA
- a CDS encoding DUF309 domain-containing protein, whose product MYPKPYIDYLVYFHTNRDYFECHEVLEEHWKAADPGHRNVLWVGLIQVAVSLYHHRRSNYAGAERTIKKAISILDAHHEELLQIGLQPIDLISMLTKHLRLIQASKPYQSLNMPIIDEHLVQQCKAHPLAQTFGWLTPSNLQDEHLIHRHKLRDRTAIIAERAKKLRKSRASRS is encoded by the coding sequence ATGTATCCAAAACCATATATAGATTATCTTGTTTATTTTCATACAAACAGAGATTATTTCGAATGCCATGAAGTACTAGAAGAACATTGGAAAGCTGCTGATCCTGGACATCGCAATGTTTTATGGGTTGGGCTCATTCAAGTTGCTGTTTCGTTGTATCATCATCGAAGAAGTAACTACGCAGGTGCTGAACGTACGATAAAAAAAGCAATCTCAATTCTTGATGCGCACCATGAAGAACTACTTCAGATTGGTCTGCAACCAATCGATTTAATTAGCATGCTCACTAAACATTTGCGTTTGATACAGGCTTCAAAGCCTTACCAAAGTTTAAATATGCCAATTATCGATGAGCATCTTGTTCAGCAATGCAAAGCACACCCTTTAGCTCAAACATTCGGATGGCTTACACCATCTAATTTGCAGGATGAACACCTTATTCACCGTCATAAGCTGCGTGATCGAACAGCTATTATCGCAGAGCGCGCAAAGAAATTACGAAAAAGCAGAGCTTCTCGTAGTTAA
- the spoVAD gene encoding stage V sporulation protein AD has product MRKAGKQTWVYENPVYINAAGTAVGPKEADGPLGSTFDITHKDLHCEESNWELAERKLMRESIDSCLGKVNLSYEDVDLFLAGDLLNQNVTANFVARDHQIPFLCMFGACSTSMETLATGAALVDAGFANRIIASASSHNATAERQFRYPTEYGGQKPDTATATITGAGSALVSKQKSSVRLTSATIGRVMDYGIKNPFDMGSAMAPAAADTIQKHFEDLQVSPNHYDLIVTGDLSGVGSPILKQLLKDEGYDVSENHNDCGLMVYRPNQNVFAGGSGCGCSAVVTYGHLLNELKSGNLKRIFVVATGALLSPTMTQQKESIPTIAHGVVMEHVEEG; this is encoded by the coding sequence ATGAGAAAGGCTGGAAAACAAACATGGGTATATGAAAATCCTGTTTATATTAATGCAGCTGGTACAGCTGTTGGGCCTAAAGAAGCGGATGGTCCATTAGGGAGTACCTTTGATATTACGCATAAAGATTTACATTGTGAAGAATCAAATTGGGAGTTAGCTGAGCGTAAGCTTATGCGTGAATCCATTGACTCATGTTTGGGAAAGGTGAATTTATCGTATGAGGACGTAGATTTGTTTTTAGCTGGGGATCTTTTAAATCAGAACGTAACGGCTAATTTTGTAGCAAGAGATCATCAAATTCCATTTCTTTGTATGTTCGGAGCCTGTTCTACTTCGATGGAAACGTTAGCAACCGGAGCAGCACTTGTTGATGCAGGGTTCGCTAACCGTATTATAGCCTCTGCTAGTAGTCATAACGCGACGGCAGAAAGACAGTTTCGATATCCGACTGAATATGGAGGACAAAAGCCTGATACTGCGACCGCAACGATTACAGGAGCAGGAAGCGCGCTCGTTTCTAAACAAAAGAGTTCCGTTCGTTTAACATCCGCTACTATAGGGCGAGTAATGGATTATGGAATTAAAAATCCTTTTGATATGGGTTCAGCTATGGCTCCAGCAGCTGCAGATACGATTCAAAAACATTTTGAAGATTTACAGGTGTCTCCCAATCACTACGATTTAATCGTTACGGGAGATTTATCAGGCGTTGGTAGTCCAATTTTAAAACAGTTATTAAAAGATGAAGGATATGATGTTTCAGAGAACCATAATGATTGCGGGTTAATGGTTTATCGTCCAAATCAAAACGTGTTTGCTGGAGGAAGTGGATGCGGTTGTTCGGCTGTTGTCACATATGGACATCTGCTTAATGAATTAAAGTCCGGAAACTTAAAACGAATCTTTGTTGTTGCAACGGGAGCATTACTTAGCCCAACGATGACGCAGCAAAAAGAATCAATACCAACCATTGCACACGGTGTCGTAATGGAACATGTTGAGGAGGGATAA
- a CDS encoding GNAT family N-acetyltransferase, producing MLIRYKRSHEKIAMGLLSFVPTEKDLKKLQQTMKDYEQNENRQLYLWKQGEDFIGIVGVSIIDQDLVEVQHVSVNPSHRQQGIGKEMIKALQQMYSNAQIKPSELIAPFYEKCQSEQ from the coding sequence ATGCTTATTCGCTATAAAAGAAGTCATGAAAAAATTGCTATGGGTCTTCTGTCGTTTGTGCCAACTGAAAAGGATTTAAAAAAACTTCAGCAAACGATGAAAGATTATGAGCAAAACGAAAATCGCCAGCTATATTTATGGAAACAGGGAGAAGACTTTATCGGTATTGTTGGAGTCTCAATTATTGATCAAGATCTAGTTGAGGTTCAACATGTGAGTGTCAATCCATCTCATCGCCAGCAGGGGATTGGAAAAGAAATGATTAAAGCACTTCAGCAGATGTATTCTAATGCTCAAATTAAGCCTAGTGAGTTAATTGCACCGTTTTATGAAAAATGTCAAAGTGAACAATAA
- a CDS encoding D-alanyl-D-alanine carboxypeptidase produces MRKIKQSIICFMILFLGLSSLPPTTYAAGVSAHSAVLIEQKSGRVLYEKNADAISRIASITKIMTAILAIESGKIDQTTTVSPRAVGVEGSSIYLVEGEKIKLKDLVYGLMMRSGNDAAVAIAETVGGSEEGFVYLMNQKAKEIGMTNTTFQNPHGLDDHENHRSTAYDMAILMRYAMNNKTFREISGTKVYRTPHPEEKWDRVWKNKNKLLTSLYAYCTGGKTGYTKLAKRTLVTTATKNGMDLIAVTINAPSDWNDHISMYEGAFDTYKMTSLAPKGELKGIEDSFYKKKLEIKRDVVYPLTKDEQETVKLKTILIKPQKEWKEGKPVPSVVGELQVTRDGDSIGNIPIYFHSEPKKEEGFFNKVKNLFLVYPGAR; encoded by the coding sequence ATGCGAAAAATAAAGCAAAGCATTATTTGTTTCATGATTTTATTTTTAGGTCTAAGCAGTTTGCCTCCTACTACATATGCAGCAGGTGTAAGCGCCCATAGTGCAGTTTTAATTGAGCAAAAGTCTGGAAGAGTTTTATACGAGAAAAATGCTGATGCCATTAGTCGTATAGCAAGTATTACGAAAATTATGACGGCTATATTAGCAATCGAATCTGGCAAAATTGATCAAACAACAACCGTTAGCCCTCGAGCAGTAGGAGTAGAAGGGTCATCCATTTATTTGGTTGAGGGTGAAAAAATTAAGCTCAAAGACTTAGTATACGGGCTCATGATGAGGTCCGGCAACGATGCGGCTGTAGCGATTGCTGAAACAGTGGGTGGAAGCGAAGAGGGATTTGTGTATTTAATGAATCAAAAAGCAAAAGAAATTGGAATGACTAATACAACATTTCAAAATCCTCATGGCTTAGATGATCATGAAAATCATCGTTCAACGGCTTACGACATGGCAATCTTAATGCGCTACGCGATGAATAATAAGACGTTTAGAGAAATTTCAGGAACGAAAGTTTACAGAACACCTCATCCCGAAGAAAAATGGGATCGAGTGTGGAAAAATAAAAATAAATTATTGACGAGCTTATATGCATACTGTACAGGTGGTAAAACTGGATATACCAAGCTAGCAAAGCGAACGCTGGTAACAACCGCCACAAAAAATGGAATGGATTTAATAGCTGTTACGATTAATGCACCTAGCGATTGGAATGACCATATCTCGATGTACGAAGGGGCTTTTGACACTTATAAAATGACAAGCTTAGCTCCAAAAGGAGAATTAAAAGGTATTGAAGATTCATTTTACAAAAAGAAGCTTGAAATAAAAAGAGATGTTGTATACCCACTAACAAAAGATGAGCAAGAAACCGTTAAGTTGAAAACAATTCTAATTAAACCTCAAAAAGAATGGAAAGAAGGAAAGCCTGTTCCAAGCGTTGTAGGAGAATTACAGGTGACGCGAGATGGTGATTCGATAGGCAATATCCCAATTTATTTTCACAGTGAGCCAAAGAAAGAAGAGGGGTTCTTCAATAAGGTAAAGAATTTATTTTTAGTTTATCCAGGAGCACGATAA